The genomic stretch GAGGGATTGAAACTTATAACACCTTAATAAATACTGATTTTCCTTCTCTGTTAAAATCAGCCCTTAGAGGGATTGAAACCAGAATTATATCTCCAAAGCGTCGATTAGCAAGCAAGTTAAAATCAGCCCTTAGAGGGATTGAAACGACCCTATCTCAAAATACTCCTTTTCCCATTTCCTTCGTTAAAATCAGCCCTTAGAGGGATTGAAACTACATTGATGTCAGCTATCGAATATTTCTTGACCGAGTTAAAATCAGCCCTTAGAGGGATTGAAACTTTTGTAGACACTCGAACCGTCCGCCCTTATAGCTGGTTAAAATCAGCCCTTAGAGGGATTGAAACTTGTAAGCACGCCTTCATTGTACATGCGCCCGACATCGGTTAAAATCAGCCCTTAGAGGGATTGAAACGCAGCTATTTCAACATTCATGTCACTCCATTCTCCGTTAAAATCAGCCCTTAGAGGGATTGAAACGTTTTACCGCGCCAACTTCCGGAAGAGGATAATAGTCGTTAAAATCAGCCCTTAGAGGGATTGAAACGGAGTTGCCTCAAAGTTAAAAAGATGACCAGTTTCTTGGTTAAAATCAGCCCTTAGAGGGATTGAAACATCATCGGGAAATCCCTGAAGACGTTCACATTCTATGTTAAAATCAGCCCTTAGAGGGATTGAAACTCAATACGACCGCTTCCCCTTTTCCGTCTAAATCCCAGTTAAAATCAGCCCTTAGAGGGATTGAAACTCAGTAGTGATGTAAGTTACAGGGGTATCTGGTGATGTTAAAATCAGCCCTTAGAGGGATTGAAACGGCAAACTCCTGGTCTATGAAAGACTGATCAACTTTTGTTAAAATCAGCCCTTAGAGGGATTGAAACAATACACACACTTTAATATTTGGAATGTCTTCTGGTGTTAAAATCAGCCCTTAGAGGGATTGAAACAAGATACAATATATGTAAACAAAATAGCAGAGAAATAGTTAAAATCAGCCCTTAGAGGGATTGAAACAACACCTACAGTTATACAATTATTAAAACCTTAATAGTTAAAATCAGCCCTTAGAGGGATTGAAACTTATTATGTGGTATTCTTCCTCTATATTGTTCTGATAAAGTTAAAATCAGCCCTTAGAGGGATTGAAACATACATCACCCAAACGGATATTGGACGGCTGAACGAAGTTAAAATCAGCCCTTAGAGGGATTGAAAGGCTTGCAGAAAACGATAAGGGTCAGAGATTCCGTATAGTTAAAATCAGCCCTTAGAGGGATTGAAAGTCATTAATTCCAGTTTCCCATGAGTTGAAGTATCTGCCGTTAAAATCAGCCCTTAGAGGGATTGAAAGGATAAATAGCTAGAATTCATAGTAGCATAATCTGGAGTTAAAATCAGCCCTTAGAGGGATTGAAAGATTAAAGTTGATTGTCCCTGCCGTTGCATTCCCCGAGTTAAAATCAGCCCTTAGAGGGATTGAAAGATTAAATACAAGCGAAGTATTGGTTATATTTATATTGTTAAAATCAGCCCTTAGAGGGATTGAAACTTGAGATATATTGTACTCACTGTGTTTACTCCAGTTGTTAAAATCAGCCCTCAGAGGGATTGAAACCAGGAACGGCAACGGAAATTAAAATCTATCCTTAGAGAAATCAAAAAAACAGTAAGAGCATTTAACCATGCAGATACCCACCGCACTATTTCTTTAAAACCCTTAAAACCTCTGGCATATATTTTTATCCATGTGATACAATTAGATAACCTGATAAAATATATCAAGAAAATATCTGAGAAGGAATATATCTGAGGGGATATAAAAATGGACGAAAAAGACGGCAAACAACTTACGGTTGCAAAAGCATATCCGAATGATTCAGGAAGAGGAATAGCGCGGCTTGACCCGCATACCCTGATGGTCATGCAGCTTATACCCGGTGACATAATTGAGATAGAAGGGAAAAAATCAACGGCTGCAAAAGTCTGGCGCGCTGACCGGAATGACTGGGAAGAAAATCTCATTCGTATAGACGGTTTTATACGGCAAAACGCAGGGGTTGGTATCGGTGACACCATCAAACTGAGAAAAGCGAATGTCCAGCCTGCACAAAAGGTAGTTCTTGCGCCGCCTGAAGGAACGTCCATACAATTCGGCGGGGATGCTGAAGAAATGGTAAAACGCCAGATCATGAAACGCCCCATCAGCAAAGGGGATATCATCCCTGTAATGAGTACGATGGCACATCCGTTCCTGGGAAGGGTCGTTACAGGGCAGGCAATACCTCTTATCGCTATCGAAGCCGAACCCGAAGGTATCATTTTAGTTACTGATAAGACAGAAATAAAACTCAGGGAAAAACCTGTTGTTCTTGATGTAACAGGGACAGGGATCACTTATGAAGACATAGGGGGCCTGGGCGATGAGATCCAGCGCCTGCGTGAGATGATAGAACTCCCGATGAAACACCCTGAAGTATTTGAACGACTGGGTATCGAGCCGCCAAAAGGCGTTTTGATGCACGGTCCTCCCGGAACCGGGAAAACACTCATTGCAAGAGCAGTAGCAAATGAATCCGGGGCCAATTTTTTCTCTATTGCTGGTCCTGAGATTATGAGTAAATATTACGGGGAAAGCGAGCAGCGGCTTCGTGAGATCTTCGAGCAGGCAAACAAAGCTGCGCCTTCTATTATATTCATTGACGAACTGGACTCCATTGCCCCTAAAAGGGAAGAAGTAACAGGTGAAGTCGAGCGGCGCGTGGTCGCGCAGCTCCTTACAATGATGGACGGGCTGGAAGAAAGAGGCCAGGTGGTGGTGATCGGTGCAACAAACCGCATTGATGCTATTGACCCCGCGCTTCGCAGACCCGGAAGATTTGACCGCGAGATAGAGATCGGAGTCCCGGACAGGCCTGACAGGATCGAGATTTTCCAGATACATACAAGAGGTATGCCGCTTTCCGATGAAGTGAACATTGAATATATCTCCAGCAGGACGCATGGGTTTGTAGGTGCGGATATTTCGGCGCTTGCCAAGGAAGCGGCCATGAAGGCGCTAAGAAGATATCTCCCCCGGATAAAACTTGAAGAGATCGTCCCCCGTGAAATGCTGGAAAGCATGCAGGTAACGGCTGACGATTTTGAAGAGGCATTAAAGGAAGTTGAACCCTCGGCAATGAGGGAAGTAATGATCGAAGTGCCAGATGTTGTCTGGGATGATGTCGGGGGTCTTGATGACGCCAAGCAGGAAATAAAAGAAGCAGTGGAATGGCCATTAAAATTCCCTGAGAGATTCCAGAAAATGAGCATCCGTCCGCCAAGGGGAATACTCCTTTACGGCCCTCCGGGTACTGGAAAAACGCTTATGGCAAAAGCAGTGGCCAATGAAAGTTCTGCCAATTTCATAAGTGTACGCGGCCCGCAGCTCCTGTCCAAATGGGTCGGGGAATCAGAAAAAGCAATACGTGAAGTGTTCAAGAAAGCGCGCCAGGTTTCGCCGGCAATAATTTTTCTTGACGAACTTGATGCTATCGCCCCTATCCGCGGCACTGAATATGGTTCAAAGACATCAGAAAGGGTGATCAACCAGCTTCTCACAGAACTTGATGGAATAGAGGTCTTAAAGAATGTGGTAGTTATTGCAGCGACTAACAGGCCTGAGATAATAGATCCTGCCCTGATACGTTCAGGCAGGTTTGACAGGCTTGTCTTTATAGGTCCCCCGACAAGGACCGGAAGGATCGATATATTCAATATCCATCTTAAAAACCTGAAAAACGGTCATCTTTCCGATAACGTTGATATTGAAGAACTTGCGGATCTTACGGAAAATTATGTGGGATCTGATATCGAATCCCTGTGCAGGGAAGCTGTAATGCTTGCTCTCAGGGAGAATTTCGATACGGATATCGTGGAAATGAAACATTTCCGTGAAGCTCTTAAGAAAGTGAGGCCTGCTCTTGCTGAAGATATGATAGAATATTACCAGAAACTTCAGGGGCAATTTAAAGGCGGGACAAAACAGGAACAGAAGTCTTATATAGGTTACAGGTGAAAAAAGCATATGAACCCATTATTGGAGAAAGGTTCATGAAGGGATTACTATGGCAAAAATACTTGCAAAAAACTTAGCTAATAAGAGAGTAATGCTTACTGACGGGTCAGAACTGGGATATGCTACCGATGTTGTAATGGATATGCAGGGCGGATCTCTGGTATATCTTGTCGTAAAACCAACAAATAATATAGATCTATCAAAATACAAGAAACAGAATAATTATGTATTAATACCATTCGAAGCAGTAAGGGCCGCCAAAGATTATGCAATTGTTGATAAGAAGTTGGTCACTGGCAGCGACTTTGATTAATTTTTTTCATATACCGGATTTGTAGAAGGCAGTGTTTTGAAAGGTGAACCAAAAGTCACGATCGTCTGTTCAAGCCAGGACAGGGCAAGCCAGAATATTAAGAATTGCCTTTTCTCCCTTCGAAAATGGAATAATATATCATCCGAAGAAAGTATTTTAGTTTTTGAGTATAAGAATTTCAGGATAGTGGAAATAGAAGAATCCCTGATTTCCCAGGATGGCCTGGATAAAAAGTTAGCCGGGTTGGGTTATCCTGCATCACTTATGATATTTGCTTCCAAACATAGAAGCAAAGATTTACGTGCTATTCTTACTGTACATTCTACAGGTAATGTTAATGAGGCAAAATTCGGGGGAACTCCCCGGAAACTTTCAGCCGCTGCCCCCCAGGCTGTCAGGTCACTGCTTCGCTCGCTGAAAATCCTTGCAGGAAATGAAGATTATGAAATTACTCTGGAGTGTACGCATCATGGTCCGAGCGACCTTGACACTCCGTCTGTTTTTATTGAAGTGGGAAGCAGCATAGGCCAGTGGCTTGACGAAGTTGCAGGGCGGATAGTTGCGGAAGCCATACTTCTTTTTAAAGATAGTGATTCACCTGTAGCTGTGGGTTTCGGAGGTACGCATTACGCGCCAAGACAAACTTCGCTGATCCTTTCTACTGATGTCACTTTCGGCCATATTTTTCCCTCGTATGCCCTTGATGAACTGGATGAGACCATGATACACCAGGCCTTTGTGAGAAGCGGAGCTGATTTTGCATATATTGACCGGAAATCCATGAAGGGTGAGCAGCGTGAGAAGCTAAGTAAAATGATTGAAGCCTGCGGTTTTGAAGTGTTAAAGGAAAGCGACATCAGGGAAATGGACGGGGTACCCTGGGAATTTTGCATGCAGCTGCGAAAAAGAGTCAAGGAGATATGCCCTTCCGGGAAACCCGTGATCACTGACGGGATAAAATGTGCTCTATCCTCCTGCCAGACATGCATCTGCCCGGGGGTCAAGATCGCAAAGATCAATCCTGCACTTTTATCCGAAGCGGAAAAACTTGATAAGAATGGCCTTAAGGCTTTCCTCTCTGACCATAATATGGCCTATATCGAATATGAAGATGGAAGATTTGCTCATATCCTTATCGGGATTGATGATTCATGCGCCAGGCTGGCTGCAGAAGAGTTAAGGGATAAATGCGTGGAAATTATTAAAAAAAATTATGATGTCTCTCTGGAAAAGGGAATACTGCAAATATCTGACAGGAAGTTCAGCCCGGAATTGGCTAAATCACTTGGGGTTGTGGATATGCAGTTGTATGGGAGGCTGGCCCGGGGTGAATCCGTGATAATAGACGGAAAAACTATAAATCCAGAGATGGTATATGAAACAAATAAAAGAGCCATTAAATTAATAAACGATGGAGAAGAAGCATGGAATCAATAATCAAAGAGGCAATATCAAGAGCAGGCGAATCTCCAATGCCAGTAATTGGGGATACGGACAAGGAACTACTGGAAATATTAAAGGAATTAAAGACAAATATTGTTGTCATAGGATGTGGTGGATCTGGCTCTAATACGATCCAGAGAATTTCCGATGAGGGAATAATCGGGGCGGAGCTGTACGCTATCAACACTGATGCGCAGCATTTATTAAATATCCAGGTTAAAAAGAAGATCCTTATCGGGAGAAACAGGACCAGAGGGCTTGGCGCCGGAAGCCTGCCGCAGATAGGGCAGGATGCAGCCCAGGAATCAAAACCTGCGATTGAAAAAGCTGTGGGGAATGCAGATCTTGTTTTCATAACATGCGGGCTTGGCGGAGGAACAGGAACAGGCTCTGCGCCTATTGTTGCAGAAATTGCGCGTGATGCCGGGGCATTGACAATAGCTGTTGTAACACTTCCATTCTCAGTCGAAGGACAAATCCGCATGGATAATGCTGAAGCAGGGCTTGAGCGTCTGCGTGATGCCGTAGATACCGTAATAGTAGTCCCGAATGACAAATTGCTTGAAGTTGTCCCTCATCTTCCTTTGCAGACAGCTTTTAAAGTATGTGATGAAGTCCTTATGCGCTCAGTAAAAGGAATAACCGAATTGATCACAAAACCCGGTCTTGTGAATCTTGATTTTGCTGATGTCAGGGTTATTATGCAAAAGAGTGGCGTTGCAATGATAGGTCTTGGTGAAGCCGAAGGCGAGAACAAAGCACTGGAATCCGTCCAGAGGGCGTTAAGGAGCCCCCTCCTTGATGTTGATGTATCAGGCGCATCAGGCGCACTTGTAAATGTAGTCGGAGGGCCGGATATGACCATAGCTGAAGCTGAAAGTGTGGTGAATGAGCTTTATACGCGCATTGATCCCAAGGCAAGGCTGATATGGGGCGCAATGGTTGATCCTGATCTTGAAAATGTCGTACGCACAATGGTCGTTGTTACAGGTGTTACATCACCGCAGATTCTTGGCAAGAATACCAAAGGAAATATTTCTACGGCCAAATACGGCATTGATTTTGTAAAATAACTCAAATAAAATAGTTGTAATACTATAATATTGGTATTAATGCCTGCGTACATAAACGAGATATTCAATTCCATCCAGGGCGAAGGTCCTTATGCAGGCATGCGCCAGGTTTTTGTCAGGTTTGAAAAATGCCAGCTCCACTGTTCTTACTGCGACACGCCACAAACACGTGACATTTCAGGCTCCTGCAGGATTGAGACTTATGCAGGAAGCGGAAAATTTACCCTGGCACAAACACCGCTTTACAGGGAAGAGGTTGCAGATTTTATCCGGAAATTATGGACATCCTCAACAAAACATGTCAGCCTGACAGGCGGGGAACCGCTGCTGCATGCAGATTTTATCAGGACGCTTGGCCTGGAATATCCTTTATACCTTGAAACTAATTCCGGCTTTCCTGAAAAAGCGCGGGAATTAAAGGATATTATCACAATAGCATCATGCGACATTAAATTGCCTGAACATGATTGTACTGACCATTATTCGCAACTTTTGAAAAATGAGCTTGAGACGATTTCCATTCTGAATGAGGCTGCAAAGACGTTTGTAAAAGTAATAATCATGCCAGAGACTACAAAACAGTCATTATCACCTGCTATCGAAGGTGTCAGATCAATTGATGATAATATCCCTTTTATCCTTCAGCCTGTAACTTCAGATAAAAAAGTCTCTTCATCACTATTGTTTGAACTGATGGATTTTGCAGGCGAAAAATTAAAAGATGTGCGTGCTATCGGGCAAACGCACAAGATGATGAACCTTCTTTAACTGTTGGTTGCTGTAGCCAGGTTGATCGCTTTTTGGGCATCGGTTGATGACCCGACGTTGATCATTGAATCTTTGGTTGTCCAGATGATTCTATACTTATTGGCTGGCCTTCCATCACTTATGAACTGAGTCGTAACTTTTGTTGCCTTGTGACCATTAAAGTAGATCTCGGTGAATGGCTCATAACCTTCATCCTTATATGTAGCCTTATATTCTTCCATGACAGCTTCTGGAGACTCCGATTTGAAAACATCAATATATATATCTTCTCCGGTATCTGTCCTGTAAACTCCCTCAATAGCTTTTTTTGAGAAATTGCCACGTGTAATATTTGTTTCAAGTGTTGCCATGTATGTAAAACCTGTAGGCAAATTGATAGTAGGGATTTGTTCGGATTTGACCTGATCGGTATTATTTACCGGATCAACAGTTGTATCAGTACAGCCTGAAACAAAAACTATTATTACTAAGAATAATAAAACAGCTATTTTTTTTAACATATTTTCTCCTGGCTCCATATATGACATGGGATAAAAAAATGTTACGGTCAAATCACTGGATAAACAGAAATAACAAGTTTTAAAATCATAATTGGTAAAGTACAAATACCACGAATGATAATTAAAAATATGTAGGAACATGCCAAAACTTGTAATTATCTATGGCACAGGGTCACATAATACTGAAAGGATAGCTAAGGCTATAGAAGAAGGTGCAAAAGCGGAAGGTGTTGAAACCATAGTGGAAAATGTATCTTTTGCTGAAAAGAACCATCTCATTGATGCAGATGCCATTGCCATCGGTTCCCCGAATTATCGTGATGCGATGATGCCTTCCGTGCAAAAATTCCTGAATGAACTGGCTGATGTTGACCTGGCCGGGAAAATCGGGCTTGCTTTCGGGTCTTATGGGTGGGGTCTTGAAGCTATACAGGCGATCAATAAACAATTGAGATCATACCGTGTTGAGATGATAGAGGATTTATGTATAAAAAGGATGCCCGGGGAAGAGGAACTTGAGATATGCAGGCGGGTTGGCTCGCTTCTTGCCTGTAAGATAAATAATATGGAGGTAAAATGTGCAGCGTAGGTGATTCGTTCGGTGTAGAACTCGAAGGTGGAATGGAACCGCATCTATATATATGCAACAATTGCAGTAAGACATTCAAAGGTATTGGTACCAATTTGAAATGCCCGAAATGCTTTTCGGAAGACATCAAATGTATTGAGTAAATATACAAATTAATTTATTTGTCAATTTGATAATATACCAATCTAACTTTTTATACAAGAATATCTAAATGTGCAACTGTTGCACTTTTGCACATGTTTAAATAGTTTGAAGGACGTATTGTTATTTGAAGTCGATTAAACTGAGGAAGGTGCTGTAATGATTAATGAAACACGGATAAAAATGATTGAAAGCACACTGAAAGAAATTGATAAAACTGGCGGGATAGAGTCAATAGCAATAGCAAGCAGGGATGGCTTATTGATATACTCAACATTAAAGAACCAAAAGCGCGCAGAAGTACTTGTTGCACTGTCTGCTACTATGGTAGGTGCAGCAGAAGCAGCTTCAAACGAGCTTGGAAAAGGCAGCCCTGAGAGAACGATAGTGGAATCAAAAAATGGTAAGATTATTGGATATGGAGCCGGACCAAAAGCAATACTCTTGGTTATGACAGTACCTGGTCTAAACCTGGGATTGG from Candidatus Methanoperedens sp. encodes the following:
- a CDS encoding CDC48 family AAA ATPase — encoded protein: MDEKDGKQLTVAKAYPNDSGRGIARLDPHTLMVMQLIPGDIIEIEGKKSTAAKVWRADRNDWEENLIRIDGFIRQNAGVGIGDTIKLRKANVQPAQKVVLAPPEGTSIQFGGDAEEMVKRQIMKRPISKGDIIPVMSTMAHPFLGRVVTGQAIPLIAIEAEPEGIILVTDKTEIKLREKPVVLDVTGTGITYEDIGGLGDEIQRLREMIELPMKHPEVFERLGIEPPKGVLMHGPPGTGKTLIARAVANESGANFFSIAGPEIMSKYYGESEQRLREIFEQANKAAPSIIFIDELDSIAPKREEVTGEVERRVVAQLLTMMDGLEERGQVVVIGATNRIDAIDPALRRPGRFDREIEIGVPDRPDRIEIFQIHTRGMPLSDEVNIEYISSRTHGFVGADISALAKEAAMKALRRYLPRIKLEEIVPREMLESMQVTADDFEEALKEVEPSAMREVMIEVPDVVWDDVGGLDDAKQEIKEAVEWPLKFPERFQKMSIRPPRGILLYGPPGTGKTLMAKAVANESSANFISVRGPQLLSKWVGESEKAIREVFKKARQVSPAIIFLDELDAIAPIRGTEYGSKTSERVINQLLTELDGIEVLKNVVVIAATNRPEIIDPALIRSGRFDRLVFIGPPTRTGRIDIFNIHLKNLKNGHLSDNVDIEELADLTENYVGSDIESLCREAVMLALRENFDTDIVEMKHFREALKKVRPALAEDMIEYYQKLQGQFKGGTKQEQKSYIGYR
- a CDS encoding PRC-barrel domain containing protein — its product is MAKILAKNLANKRVMLTDGSELGYATDVVMDMQGGSLVYLVVKPTNNIDLSKYKKQNNYVLIPFEAVRAAKDYAIVDKKLVTGSDFD
- the ftsZ gene encoding cell division protein FtsZ yields the protein MESIIKEAISRAGESPMPVIGDTDKELLEILKELKTNIVVIGCGGSGSNTIQRISDEGIIGAELYAINTDAQHLLNIQVKKKILIGRNRTRGLGAGSLPQIGQDAAQESKPAIEKAVGNADLVFITCGLGGGTGTGSAPIVAEIARDAGALTIAVVTLPFSVEGQIRMDNAEAGLERLRDAVDTVIVVPNDKLLEVVPHLPLQTAFKVCDEVLMRSVKGITELITKPGLVNLDFADVRVIMQKSGVAMIGLGEAEGENKALESVQRALRSPLLDVDVSGASGALVNVVGGPDMTIAEAESVVNELYTRIDPKARLIWGAMVDPDLENVVRTMVVVTGVTSPQILGKNTKGNISTAKYGIDFVK
- a CDS encoding 7-carboxy-7-deazaguanine synthase QueE codes for the protein MPAYINEIFNSIQGEGPYAGMRQVFVRFEKCQLHCSYCDTPQTRDISGSCRIETYAGSGKFTLAQTPLYREEVADFIRKLWTSSTKHVSLTGGEPLLHADFIRTLGLEYPLYLETNSGFPEKARELKDIITIASCDIKLPEHDCTDHYSQLLKNELETISILNEAAKTFVKVIIMPETTKQSLSPAIEGVRSIDDNIPFILQPVTSDKKVSSSLLFELMDFAGEKLKDVRAIGQTHKMMNLL
- a CDS encoding FprA family A-type flavoprotein; amino-acid sequence: MPKLVIIYGTGSHNTERIAKAIEEGAKAEGVETIVENVSFAEKNHLIDADAIAIGSPNYRDAMMPSVQKFLNELADVDLAGKIGLAFGSYGWGLEAIQAINKQLRSYRVEMIEDLCIKRMPGEEELEICRRVGSLLACKINNMEVKCAA